A region of Mauremys mutica isolate MM-2020 ecotype Southern chromosome 24, ASM2049712v1, whole genome shotgun sequence DNA encodes the following proteins:
- the LOC123355891 gene encoding uncharacterized protein PB18E9.04c-like, with protein sequence MARGTRWLLIGCGLCLALAVRNATATTTVPQQTASSRHPSTTATPPHSPLSATQQTTPSQHPSTTATPPHSPVATSRDTSLSAALTDNTTASTQNRTTAAAPASSRNPESASSSPLSPASPSHTNTSATPAASSSETHLTEQLGPNSSTTASGSAVSSLKQPTLSQSPGLVAVICIFVAILLIAAGVVVVKLCRRREPAFKKLDEVPMGKMTEDSPFARYPPK encoded by the exons ATGGCCCGGGGGACGCGCTGGCTGCTGATCGGCTGCGGCTTGTGCCTGGCGCTCGCAG TTAGGAACGCTACTGCCACAACAACTGTCCCCCAGCAAACCGCGTCCAGCCGGCACCCATCCACCACGGCTACACCACCGCACAGCCCCCTGAGTGCCACCCAGCAAACCACACCCAGCCAGCACCCATCCACCACGGCTACACCACCGCACAGCCCCGTGGCTACCTCCAGAGACACCTCCCTTTCCGCTGCCCTGACCGACAACACCACTGCATCCACGCAGAACAGaaccacagcagcagctccagcctcATCCAGAAACCCAGAATCTGCTTCCAGCTCTCCCCTGTCCCCGGCCAGCCCCAGTCACACCAACACCTCAGCTACTCCTGCTGCCAGCTCCAGTGAGACGCACTTGACTGAGCAGCTGGGGCCCAACAGCAGCACAACAGCCAGTGGCTCAG CGGTGTCCTCCCTGAAGCAGCCCACGCTCTCCCAGAGCCCCGGTCTGGTGGCCGTGATCTGCATCTTCGTGGCCATCCTGCTCATTGctgctggggtggtggtggtgaagctCTGCCGCAGGAGGGAGCCGGCATTCAAGAAGCTGGACGAGGTTCCAATG GGGAAGATGACCGAAGACTCGCCCTTCGCTCGCTACCCTCCAAAGTAA